The Candidatus Hydrogenedentota bacterium genomic interval CGGCCCCACCGGCGCGGGCAAAAGCACGCTGCTGGATGCCCTGTGCGTGGCCCTCTACGACGCCACGCCGCGCCTGCTGCGGGCGGCCAGCCGGGGCGAGACCATCCCCGACGTGGGCGAGCACAGCGTCGGCCCGGCCGACCCGCGCACCCTGCTGCGCCGGGGGGCGGGGGA includes:
- a CDS encoding AAA family ATPase; translation: MKILAIRGRNLASLATEFCVDFQSEPLASAGLFAITGPTGAGKSTLLDALCVALYDATPRLLRAASRGETIPDVGEHSVGPADPRTLLRRGAG